The following proteins come from a genomic window of Azoarcus sp. PA01:
- the mreD gene encoding rod shape-determining protein MreD: MQPTHRSSRILQPAKNWFVFLSLFVALGLAYIPTGRLPGVPDWVPLVLAFWCIREPRRVGMGTAFVFGLLVDIGQGAAMGQHALAYVVLAYLATSIARRVLWFPPLQQALHILPMLFLTQLIMVLVRLVAGAEFPGWGYFLSSFTSAALWLPLHFLLLLPQYRPVDRDDNRPI; the protein is encoded by the coding sequence GTGCAGCCGACCCATCGATCGAGTCGCATCCTGCAGCCGGCGAAGAACTGGTTCGTGTTCCTGAGCCTGTTCGTCGCGCTCGGCCTGGCGTACATCCCGACCGGCCGGCTCCCCGGCGTGCCCGACTGGGTGCCGCTGGTGCTGGCTTTCTGGTGCATCCGCGAGCCGCGGCGCGTCGGCATGGGGACGGCTTTCGTGTTCGGCCTGCTGGTCGATATCGGGCAGGGCGCGGCGATGGGGCAGCACGCGCTCGCGTATGTCGTGCTCGCCTACCTCGCGACGTCCATCGCGCGTCGCGTGCTGTGGTTTCCGCCGTTGCAGCAGGCGCTGCACATCCTGCCGATGTTGTTCCTAACGCAGCTCATCATGGTGCTGGTGCGGCTCGTCGCCGGCGCCGAATTTCCCGGCTGGGGGTATTTCCTGTCGAGCTTCACGAGCGCCGCGTTGTGGCTTCCGCTGCACTTCCTGCTGTTGCTGCCGCAGTATCGGCCGGTGGACCGGGACGATAACCGGCCGATCTGA
- the mreC gene encoding rod shape-determining protein MreC — translation MSLAGHQSPPVFKQGPTPLVRLLVLVSVCLAMLVADLRFRYLEVVRQGLSVATWPLQMAAAAPVDFVRNAAVYFATLVEVQHDNAELRRSQLDAAQRLLRFEQLERDNAQLRELLQMAPAPGVRSVAAEVLYDGPDPFSRKVILDRGSQHGVAAGMAVVNAQGMIGQVTRVYPVQAEVTLLTDKDQAVPVQVARNGLRGVLFGAGQGRMELRFTLSGVDVLVGDRLETSGLDGIFLAGLPVAEVVSVDHEAQTFAVVLCDPVAAVERTTQVLVLGRAEAPPPRPQPDAAPLRRTERKG, via the coding sequence ATGTCGCTGGCCGGCCATCAGTCTCCGCCCGTTTTCAAGCAAGGTCCGACGCCGCTCGTGCGGTTGCTCGTGCTCGTCTCGGTGTGCCTGGCGATGCTGGTCGCGGACCTGCGGTTCCGTTACCTCGAAGTGGTGCGCCAGGGGCTGTCGGTCGCGACCTGGCCGCTGCAGATGGCGGCGGCCGCACCGGTCGATTTCGTCCGTAACGCGGCAGTCTATTTCGCGACCCTCGTCGAAGTGCAGCACGACAACGCCGAGCTGCGGCGCAGCCAGCTCGATGCGGCGCAGCGGCTGCTGCGCTTCGAGCAGCTCGAACGCGACAACGCGCAGCTGCGGGAACTGCTGCAGATGGCGCCGGCGCCGGGCGTGCGCAGCGTCGCCGCCGAAGTGCTCTACGACGGGCCCGACCCGTTCTCGCGCAAGGTGATCCTCGACCGCGGCAGCCAGCACGGCGTCGCGGCCGGAATGGCGGTCGTCAACGCGCAGGGCATGATCGGGCAGGTCACGCGCGTGTATCCGGTGCAGGCGGAAGTCACGCTGCTGACCGACAAGGACCAGGCCGTGCCGGTGCAGGTCGCGCGCAACGGGCTGCGCGGCGTGCTGTTCGGCGCAGGCCAGGGACGCATGGAGCTGCGCTTCACGCTGTCCGGAGTCGATGTGCTCGTCGGCGACCGGCTGGAAACGTCGGGCCTCGACGGCATTTTCCTCGCCGGACTGCCGGTGGCCGAAGTCGTCAGCGTCGACCACGAGGCGCAGACGTTTGCCGTCGTGCTGTGCGATCCGGTCGCCGCGGTCGAGCGCACGACGCAGGTGCTGGTGCTCGGACGGGCCGAAGCTCCGCCGCCGCGCCCGCAGCCCGACGCTGCGCCGCTGCGGCGCACCGAGCGGAAAGGATAG
- a CDS encoding rod shape-determining protein has protein sequence MFGFLRSYFSNDLAIDLGTANTLIYVRGKGIVLDEPSVVAIRTEGGPNAKRTIQAVGHAAKQMLGKTPGNITAIRPMKDGVIADFVVTEQMIKQFIKKVHDSRMFSPSPRIIVCVPCGSTQVERRAIRDAALAAGASQVYLIEEPMAAAIGAGLPVSDATGSMVVDIGGGTTEVGVISLGGMVYAGSVRVGGDKFDDSIVNYIRRNYGMLIGDTTAENIKKGIGSAFPGSEVREMEVKGRNLAEGIPRSFTISSNEILEALTEPLNQIVSAVKIALEQTPPELGADIADRGMVLTGGGALLRDLDRLLMEETGLPVIVADEPLTCVARGCGMALEKMDKLGSIFASE, from the coding sequence ATGTTTGGTTTCCTGCGTTCCTATTTTTCCAACGATCTGGCGATCGACCTCGGCACTGCCAACACGCTGATCTACGTGCGGGGCAAAGGCATCGTGCTCGACGAGCCGTCGGTGGTCGCGATCCGCACCGAAGGCGGGCCGAACGCGAAGCGCACGATCCAGGCCGTCGGACACGCAGCGAAACAGATGCTCGGCAAGACGCCGGGCAACATCACCGCGATCCGGCCGATGAAAGATGGCGTGATCGCGGACTTCGTCGTCACCGAGCAGATGATCAAGCAGTTCATCAAGAAGGTGCACGACTCGCGGATGTTCTCGCCGTCGCCGCGCATCATCGTCTGCGTCCCGTGCGGCTCGACCCAAGTCGAGCGGCGCGCGATCCGCGACGCCGCGCTCGCGGCCGGCGCGAGCCAGGTGTACCTGATCGAGGAGCCGATGGCGGCGGCGATCGGCGCGGGGCTGCCGGTGTCGGACGCGACCGGTTCGATGGTCGTCGATATCGGCGGCGGCACCACCGAAGTCGGCGTGATCTCGCTCGGCGGCATGGTGTATGCGGGGTCGGTGCGCGTCGGCGGCGACAAGTTCGACGACTCGATCGTCAATTACATCCGCCGCAACTACGGCATGCTGATCGGCGACACGACCGCGGAGAACATCAAGAAGGGCATCGGCTCCGCTTTTCCGGGCTCCGAAGTGCGCGAGATGGAAGTCAAGGGCCGCAACCTCGCCGAAGGCATTCCCCGCAGCTTCACGATCTCGAGCAACGAGATCCTCGAAGCGCTGACCGAGCCGCTGAACCAGATCGTCTCGGCAGTGAAGATCGCGCTCGAACAGACGCCGCCCGAACTGGGCGCCGACATCGCCGACCGCGGCATGGTGCTGACCGGCGGCGGCGCGCTGCTGCGCGACCTCGACCGGCTGCTGATGGAAGAAACCGGCCTGCCGGTGATCGTCGCCGACGAGCCGTTGACATGCGTCGCGCGCGGCTGCGGCATGGCGCTCGAGAAAATGGACAAGCTTGGTTCCATCTTCGCTTCGGAATAA
- the gatC gene encoding Asp-tRNA(Asn)/Glu-tRNA(Gln) amidotransferase subunit GatC, translated as MSLSTEQVRRIATLARIELSDADAEATRGKLNGIFGLIEQMQAVDTAGVEPMSHPQDVAQRLRLDVATEPDRREAFQRIAPQTEAGLYLVPKVIE; from the coding sequence ATGTCGCTCTCCACTGAACAGGTCCGGCGCATCGCCACGCTCGCCCGGATCGAGCTCTCCGACGCCGACGCCGAAGCGACCCGCGGCAAGCTGAACGGCATTTTCGGCCTGATCGAGCAGATGCAGGCCGTCGACACCGCCGGGGTCGAGCCGATGAGCCACCCGCAGGACGTCGCACAGCGCCTGCGCCTCGACGTCGCGACCGAGCCCGATCGCCGCGAAGCGTTCCAGCGCATCGCCCCGCAGACCGAAGCCGGACTGTATCTCGTTCCCAAAGTCATCGAGTAA
- the gatA gene encoding Asp-tRNA(Asn)/Glu-tRNA(Gln) amidotransferase subunit GatA translates to MINASLTELRAALDAGKISSVELATLFLDRIVRLDPRLNAFITVDRDGALDAARAADARIAAGDAGPLTGIPLAHKDVFCTAGVLTTCGSKMLANFVSPYDAHVVSLLKTAGAVSLGKTNMDEFAMGSSNENSHFGPAKNPWDTSRIPGGSSGGSAAAVAARLVPIATGTDTGGSVRQPAALTGVTGIKPTYGVVSRYGMIAYASSLDQGGAFGASAADCAQLLTAMAGFDPRDSTSLERPAEDYSRELAAAAAARPLAGLRIGLPKEFFGAGMADDVRAAVDAALDAYRALGATTVDVSLPNAQLAIPAYYVIAPAEASSNLSRFDGVRYGHRAAEYRNLAEMYSKSRAEGFGAEVKRRILVGTYVLSHGYYDAYYLQAQKLRRLIAQDFQAALADCDVIAGPTSPTTAWAIGEKSDDPVQMYLSDIYTIAVNLAGLPGLSHPCGFGAGELPVGLQLVGDYFSEARLLNAAHRFQQASDWHLRRPAIAA, encoded by the coding sequence ATGATCAACGCCAGCCTCACCGAACTGCGCGCCGCGCTCGACGCCGGAAAAATCTCGAGCGTCGAACTCGCGACGCTCTTCCTCGACCGCATCGTGCGGCTCGATCCGCGCCTCAACGCTTTCATCACCGTCGACCGCGACGGCGCGCTCGACGCCGCCCGCGCCGCCGATGCGCGCATCGCCGCGGGCGATGCCGGCCCGCTCACCGGCATCCCGCTCGCGCACAAGGACGTGTTCTGCACGGCAGGCGTGCTGACGACCTGCGGCTCGAAAATGCTCGCGAACTTCGTCAGCCCGTACGACGCGCACGTCGTCAGCCTGCTGAAAACCGCCGGCGCCGTCAGCCTCGGCAAGACGAACATGGACGAGTTCGCGATGGGCTCGTCGAACGAGAACTCCCACTTCGGCCCGGCCAAGAACCCGTGGGACACGAGCCGCATTCCGGGCGGCTCGTCGGGCGGCTCGGCCGCCGCAGTCGCCGCGCGCCTCGTGCCGATCGCGACCGGCACCGACACCGGCGGCTCGGTGCGCCAGCCAGCGGCGCTGACCGGCGTCACCGGCATCAAGCCGACTTACGGCGTCGTCAGCCGCTACGGCATGATCGCGTACGCGAGCTCGCTCGACCAGGGCGGCGCTTTCGGCGCGTCCGCGGCCGACTGCGCGCAGCTCCTGACCGCGATGGCGGGTTTCGATCCGCGCGACTCGACGAGCCTCGAACGGCCTGCCGAAGACTATTCGCGCGAGCTCGCCGCAGCAGCCGCTGCCCGCCCGCTCGCGGGCCTGCGCATCGGCCTGCCGAAGGAATTCTTCGGCGCCGGCATGGCCGACGACGTGCGCGCCGCGGTCGACGCGGCGCTCGACGCCTACCGCGCGCTCGGCGCGACGACGGTGGACGTGAGCCTGCCGAACGCGCAGCTCGCGATCCCCGCTTATTACGTGATCGCGCCGGCCGAAGCGTCGAGCAACCTGTCGCGCTTCGACGGCGTGCGCTACGGCCACCGCGCAGCCGAATACCGCAACCTTGCCGAGATGTATTCGAAAAGCCGCGCCGAAGGCTTCGGCGCCGAAGTCAAGCGGCGCATCCTCGTCGGCACGTACGTGCTGTCGCACGGCTACTACGACGCGTACTACCTGCAGGCGCAAAAGCTGCGCCGCCTGATCGCGCAGGATTTCCAGGCTGCGCTCGCGGACTGCGACGTCATCGCCGGGCCGACGAGCCCGACGACCGCATGGGCGATCGGCGAGAAGTCCGACGATCCGGTGCAGATGTACCTGTCGGATATCTACACGATCGCGGTGAACCTCGCCGGCCTGCCGGGCCTGTCGCACCCGTGCGGCTTCGGCGCGGGCGAGCTGCCGGTCGGCCTGCAGCTCGTCGGCGACTATTTTTCCGAAGCGCGCCTCTTGAACGCCGCGCACCGCTTCCAGCAGGCGAGCGACTGGCACTTGCGCCGGCCGGCGATCGCCGCGTGA
- the gatB gene encoding Asp-tRNA(Asn)/Glu-tRNA(Gln) amidotransferase subunit GatB, with amino-acid sequence MSRNDWEVVIGLEVHAQLNTASKIFSAASTAFGAAPNVQASAVDIALPGVLPVLNRGAVERAIRFGVAIGATVAPKSVFARKNYFYPDLPKGYQISQFELPVVQGGAITIRVGDGDNAYEKTVQLTRAHLEEDAGKSLHEDFHGMSGIDLNRAGTPLLEIVSEPDMRSSNEAVAYARALHALVRWIDICDGNMQEGSFRCDANVSVRRPGGPLGTRREIKNLNSFRFLQQAIDFEVQWQIDTLEDGGTIQQATVLFDPDSGETRVMRSKEDAHDYRYFPDPDLLPLVISPEWIARVRSEMPELPGAMKARLVADYGLSAYDAASLTASKEIAAYYQAMLAAADAKPGSQVPKLGANWVMGELAAQLNRAERDIGDSPVAPAQLAGLVQRIADGTISNNIARKVFAALWNGEGGSGADAADRIIEAQGLRQVNDSSALEPIIDEVLAANQKSVDEFRAGKDKAFNALVGQVMKASRGKANPAQVNEMLKRKLEA; translated from the coding sequence ATGAGCAGAAACGACTGGGAAGTGGTCATCGGACTGGAAGTCCATGCCCAGCTGAACACCGCGTCGAAAATCTTTTCCGCCGCCTCGACCGCGTTCGGCGCCGCGCCGAACGTGCAGGCGAGCGCCGTCGACATCGCGCTGCCGGGCGTGCTGCCGGTCCTGAACCGCGGCGCGGTCGAGCGGGCGATCCGCTTCGGCGTCGCGATCGGCGCGACGGTCGCGCCGAAAAGCGTTTTTGCGCGCAAGAACTACTTCTACCCGGATCTGCCGAAAGGCTACCAGATCAGCCAGTTCGAGCTGCCGGTCGTGCAGGGCGGCGCGATCACGATCCGCGTCGGCGACGGTGACAACGCGTACGAGAAGACCGTGCAGCTGACGCGCGCGCACCTCGAGGAAGACGCCGGCAAGTCGCTGCACGAAGACTTCCACGGCATGAGCGGCATCGACCTGAACCGCGCCGGCACGCCGCTGCTCGAAATCGTCTCCGAACCCGACATGCGCTCCTCCAATGAGGCGGTCGCGTACGCGCGTGCGCTGCACGCGCTGGTGCGCTGGATCGACATCTGCGACGGCAACATGCAGGAAGGCTCGTTCCGCTGCGACGCGAACGTCTCGGTGCGCCGCCCCGGCGGGCCGCTCGGTACGCGGCGCGAGATCAAGAACCTGAACTCGTTCCGCTTCCTGCAGCAGGCGATCGACTTCGAAGTGCAGTGGCAGATCGACACGCTCGAGGACGGCGGCACGATCCAGCAGGCGACGGTGCTGTTCGACCCCGACAGCGGCGAGACGCGCGTGATGCGCTCGAAGGAAGACGCGCACGATTACCGCTACTTCCCCGACCCCGACCTGCTGCCGCTGGTGATCTCGCCGGAATGGATCGCCCGGGTGCGCAGCGAAATGCCGGAGCTGCCGGGCGCGATGAAGGCGCGGCTCGTCGCCGACTACGGCCTGTCCGCGTACGACGCGGCGAGCCTCACCGCGTCGAAGGAAATCGCCGCGTACTACCAGGCGATGCTCGCTGCGGCCGACGCGAAACCGGGCAGCCAGGTGCCGAAGCTCGGTGCCAACTGGGTCATGGGCGAACTGGCCGCGCAGCTCAACCGCGCCGAACGCGACATCGGCGACTCGCCGGTCGCCCCCGCGCAGCTCGCGGGTCTCGTGCAGCGCATCGCCGACGGCACGATTTCGAACAACATCGCGCGCAAGGTGTTCGCCGCGCTGTGGAACGGCGAAGGCGGCAGCGGTGCGGACGCCGCCGATCGCATCATCGAAGCGCAGGGCCTGCGCCAGGTGAACGACAGCAGCGCGCTCGAACCGATCATCGATGAAGTGCTCGCCGCGAACCAGAAGTCCGTCGACGAATTCCGCGCCGGCAAGGACAAGGCGTTCAACGCGCTCGTCGGCCAGGTCATGAAAGCGAGCCGCGGCAAGGCGAACCCCGCGCAGGTCAACGAGATGCTCAAGCGCAAGCTCGAAGCCTGA
- a CDS encoding class II glutamine amidotransferase — MCQLLGMNCNVPTDICFSFAGFQARGGVTDHHRDGWGIAFFEGRGVRVFLDPQPSANSPVAELVRNYPIRSLNVIAHIRKATQGQVRLDNTHPFQRELWGRYWIFAHNGNLLDYAPALSGRFLPVGSTDSEAAFCDILQCLAQRFPDGPPSAVVLHAALRELTIDIGQHGEFNYLLSDGEHLFAHCSSRLAFIVREAPFTVAHLADQDMTVDFSRHTTPNDRVAVIATVPLTDNETWQQMTPGSLVAFRHGAPVPLGDTRTIASQPSRATGSR, encoded by the coding sequence ATGTGTCAGCTCCTCGGCATGAACTGCAACGTGCCCACGGACATCTGTTTCTCGTTCGCGGGCTTCCAGGCGCGCGGTGGCGTCACCGATCACCACCGGGACGGATGGGGCATCGCGTTTTTCGAAGGGCGCGGCGTGCGCGTTTTCCTCGACCCGCAGCCGAGCGCGAATTCCCCGGTCGCCGAACTCGTCCGCAACTACCCGATCCGCTCGCTCAACGTCATCGCCCATATCCGCAAGGCGACGCAGGGCCAGGTGCGGCTCGACAACACGCATCCGTTCCAGCGCGAACTGTGGGGGCGCTACTGGATCTTCGCCCACAACGGCAACCTGCTCGACTACGCGCCGGCACTCAGCGGGCGCTTCCTGCCGGTCGGCAGCACCGACTCCGAAGCGGCGTTCTGCGACATCCTGCAGTGTCTGGCGCAGCGGTTTCCGGACGGCCCGCCGAGCGCCGTCGTGCTGCACGCGGCGCTGCGCGAACTGACGATCGATATCGGACAGCACGGCGAGTTCAACTATCTGCTGTCGGACGGCGAGCACCTGTTCGCCCATTGCTCGTCACGGCTCGCGTTCATCGTTCGCGAAGCGCCATTCACGGTCGCCCACCTCGCCGACCAGGACATGACGGTCGACTTCAGCCGCCACACCACGCCGAACGACCGCGTCGCGGTCATCGCGACCGTGCCGCTGACCGACAACGAAACCTGGCAGCAGATGACGCCCGGCTCGCTCGTGGCTTTTCGGCACGGCGCCCCGGTACCGCTCGGCGACACTCGCACGATCGCCTCGCAACCGTCCCGTGCGACCGGAAGCAGGTAA
- a CDS encoding HIT family protein: MDCTLCVAEMETPVWRDGSCRVILVGDPDYPGFCRVVWHDHVAEMSDLTPPAQRHLLNIVLATETALRQLMRPDKINLASLGNVVPHLHWHVVPRFRDDKHFPQPIWGIPQREGVRREAPAVDALAAAIVTALTELTAG, encoded by the coding sequence ATGGACTGCACTTTGTGTGTTGCCGAAATGGAAACGCCGGTGTGGCGCGACGGGAGCTGTCGCGTCATCCTCGTCGGTGATCCCGACTACCCCGGTTTCTGCCGCGTCGTGTGGCACGACCACGTCGCCGAAATGAGCGACCTCACCCCGCCGGCGCAGCGCCACCTGTTGAATATCGTGCTCGCGACCGAGACCGCGCTGCGCCAGCTGATGCGCCCGGACAAGATCAACCTCGCGAGCCTCGGCAATGTCGTGCCGCACCTTCACTGGCACGTCGTTCCGCGCTTTCGCGACGACAAACATTTCCCGCAGCCGATCTGGGGCATTCCTCAGCGCGAAGGTGTGCGGCGCGAAGCGCCTGCGGTCGACGCGCTCGCCGCCGCGATCGTCACCGCTCTGACCGAGCTGACCGCCGGCTGA
- the phoR gene encoding phosphate regulon sensor histidine kinase PhoR — protein MAAAMLALIALAALAVGLVAGPLAALLTMSGGVLLLYLHHVHNLCRLVAWTQQPVGVPPPHGAGTWHYAFAGLARRARVGDEAREQLSTALERFREASEAMPDGVMYLSASDRIEWINTTAGQHFGLDASRDEGVPVTTLVREPGFVRLLATPEQAEPVILRAGRRPGLTLLVQAVPFGDGQKMIVSRDISQLEKLETMRRDFIANVSHELRTPLTVVIGFLETLIDAHDELEPAEALRYLRLAFDQSCRMQSLIEDLLTLSALETGAPAAAEERIAVGPLLADVARDTELLSGGRHDVSLVIAPGSEAAVLLGSGKELRSAFANLASNAVRYTPDGGRIRLVWRPVGSGAEFAVEDTGIGIEARHVPRLTERFYRVDRGRSRETGGTGLGLAIVKHILSRHDAQLLIESEYGQGSRFSARFPAARLAPDRPALRN, from the coding sequence ATGGCGGCCGCCATGCTCGCGCTCATCGCGCTGGCGGCGCTGGCCGTCGGACTCGTCGCCGGCCCGCTGGCCGCGCTGCTGACGATGAGCGGCGGCGTGCTGCTGCTGTATCTGCACCATGTGCACAATCTCTGCCGGCTCGTCGCCTGGACGCAGCAACCGGTCGGCGTGCCGCCGCCGCACGGCGCGGGAACCTGGCACTACGCGTTCGCCGGGCTCGCACGGCGGGCACGCGTCGGCGACGAGGCGCGCGAGCAGCTCTCGACCGCGCTGGAGCGTTTTCGCGAAGCGAGCGAAGCGATGCCTGACGGCGTGATGTACCTTTCGGCGAGCGACCGGATCGAGTGGATCAACACCACGGCGGGGCAGCATTTCGGCCTTGACGCCTCGCGGGACGAGGGAGTACCGGTCACGACGCTGGTGCGCGAACCCGGGTTCGTGCGCCTGCTCGCGACGCCGGAGCAAGCCGAGCCGGTGATCCTCCGCGCGGGTCGCCGGCCGGGCCTGACGCTGCTGGTGCAGGCCGTGCCGTTCGGCGACGGGCAGAAAATGATCGTGTCACGCGACATCAGCCAGCTCGAAAAACTCGAAACGATGCGCCGCGACTTCATCGCGAATGTCTCGCACGAATTGCGCACGCCGCTGACGGTCGTCATCGGCTTCCTCGAAACACTCATCGACGCGCACGACGAGCTCGAGCCCGCCGAAGCGCTGCGTTATCTTCGCCTCGCGTTCGACCAGTCGTGCCGGATGCAGTCACTGATCGAAGACCTGCTGACGCTGTCCGCGCTCGAGACCGGCGCGCCGGCAGCGGCCGAAGAGAGGATCGCGGTCGGACCGCTGCTCGCCGACGTCGCGCGCGACACCGAGTTGCTGTCGGGCGGGCGCCACGACGTCAGTCTCGTCATCGCGCCAGGAAGCGAAGCTGCGGTGCTGCTCGGCAGCGGCAAGGAACTGCGTTCAGCGTTTGCGAACCTCGCGAGCAACGCCGTGCGCTACACGCCGGACGGCGGGCGGATTCGCCTGGTGTGGCGACCGGTCGGCAGCGGAGCGGAATTCGCGGTCGAAGACACCGGCATCGGTATCGAAGCCCGGCATGTTCCGCGGCTGACCGAGCGCTTCTACCGCGTCGACCGCGGCCGCTCGCGCGAAACCGGCGGGACCGGGCTCGGCCTCGCGATCGTCAAGCACATCCTGTCGCGTCATGACGCGCAGCTGCTGATCGAAAGCGAGTATGGCCAGGGCAGCCGTTTCAGTGCGCGGTTTCCTGCGGCGCGTCTGGCGCCGGATCGGCCAGCGCTTCGAAACTGA
- the phoB gene encoding phosphate regulon transcriptional regulator PhoB: protein MPANILLVEDELAIQELIAASLSRAGHRVLRASDAEEAAQRLRDALPDLVLLDWMLPGMTGIEFARRLRADERTREIPIIMLTARGEEQDKVAGLESGADDYVTKPFSPRELAARITAVLRRRAPQTTEDAVEAGGLRLDPATHRVGCGDRPVALGPTEFRLLHFFMTHPERVHSRAQLLDKVWGDHVFVEDRTVDVHVRRLRAALEPSGHDQLIQTVRGSGYRFSLRVEGTGVQ from the coding sequence ATGCCCGCGAACATTCTGCTAGTCGAAGACGAACTGGCGATTCAGGAGCTCATCGCCGCGAGCCTGAGCCGCGCCGGCCACCGCGTCCTGCGCGCATCCGACGCCGAGGAGGCGGCGCAACGGCTGCGCGACGCGCTGCCCGACCTGGTGCTGCTCGACTGGATGCTGCCGGGCATGACGGGCATCGAGTTCGCGCGCCGGCTCAGGGCCGACGAGCGGACTCGCGAGATTCCGATCATCATGCTGACGGCGCGCGGCGAAGAGCAGGACAAGGTCGCCGGTCTCGAGAGCGGCGCCGACGACTACGTCACCAAGCCGTTCAGCCCGCGCGAACTCGCCGCCCGCATCACCGCGGTGCTGCGCCGGCGCGCCCCGCAAACCACCGAGGACGCGGTCGAGGCGGGCGGCCTGCGGCTCGACCCGGCGACGCACCGCGTCGGCTGCGGGGACCGGCCGGTCGCGCTCGGTCCGACTGAATTCCGCCTGCTGCATTTCTTCATGACGCATCCCGAACGCGTGCATTCGCGCGCGCAGCTGCTCGACAAGGTGTGGGGCGATCACGTCTTTGTCGAGGACCGCACCGTGGACGTGCATGTGCGGCGCCTGCGTGCAGCGCTCGAGCCGAGCGGGCACGACCAGCTGATCCAGACGGTGCGCGGCAGCGGCTACCGTTTCTCGCTCCGGGTCGAGGGCACCGGCGTGCAATAA